Proteins found in one Sardina pilchardus chromosome 11, fSarPil1.1, whole genome shotgun sequence genomic segment:
- the ddb1 gene encoding DNA damage-binding protein 1, translating into MSYNYVVTAQKPTAVNACITGHFTSAEDLNLLIAKNTRLEIYVVTAEGLRPVKEVGMYGKIAVMELFRPKGESKDLLFILTAKYNACILEYKQNGESIDIITRAHGNVQDRIGRPSETGIIGIVDPECRMIGLRLYDGLFKVIPLDRENRELKAFNIRLEELQVIDVHFLYGCQAPTVCFIYQDPQGRHVKTYEVSLREKEFNKGPWKQENVEAEASMVIPVPEPFGGAIIIGQESITYHNGDKYLAIAPPIIKQSTIVCHNRVDPNGSRYLLGDMEGRLFMLLLEKEELMDGGVVLKDLRVELLGETSIAECLTYLDNGVVFVGSRLGDSQLVKLNVDSNDQGSYVAVMETFTNLGPIVDMCVVDLERQGQGQLVTCSGAFKEGSLRIIRNGIGIHEHASIDLPGIKGLWPLRSEAGRETDDMLVLSFVGQTRVLMLSGEEVEETELPGFVDNQQTFFCGNVAHQQLIQITSGSVRLVTQDSKSLVSEWKEPQGRNISVAACNSTQVVLAVGRVLYYLQILTGELKQISTTEMEHEVACLDITPLGESGGESSLCAVGLWTDISARVLKLPCFSPLHKEMLGGEIIPRSILMTTFEGSHYLLCALGDGALFYFGLDLQSGALSERKKVTLGTQPTVLRTFRSLSTSNVFACSDRPTVIYSSNHKLVFSNVNLKEVNYMCPLNSEGYPDSLALANNSTLTIGTIDEIQKLHIRTVPLYESPRRICYQEVSQCFGVLSSRVEMQDASGATNPVRPSASTQALSSSVSSSKLFPSSTSPHETSFGDEVEVHSLLVVDQHTFEVLHAHQLLQNEYALSMVSCKLGRDPAVYFVVGTAMVYPEEAEPKQGRIIVFHYTDGKLQTVAEKEVKGAVYSMVEFNGKLLASINSTVRLYEWTAEKELRTECNHYNNIMALYLKTKGDFILVGDLMRSVLLLAYKPMEGNFEEIARDFNPNWMSAVEILDDDNFLGAENAFNLFVCQKDSAATTDEERQHLQEVGVFHLGEFVNVFSHGSLVLQNLGESSTPTQGSVLFGTVNGMIGLVTSLSEGWYSLLLDLQNRLNKVIKSVGKIEHSFWRSFHTERKTEQATGFIDGDLIESFLDLGRAKMQEVVSGLQIDDGSGMKREATVDEVIKIVEELTRIH; encoded by the exons ATGTCCTACAACTACGTTGTCACAGCGCAGAAACCAACGGCAGTAAATGCTTGCATTACTG GCCACTTCACCTCTGCGGAGGACCTGAACTTGCTGATCGCTAAGAACACACGATTGGAGATCTATGTCGTCACTGCAGAGGGGCTTCGGCCCGTCAAGGAAGTGGGCATGTATGGCAAGATTGCCGTTATGGAGCTCTTCAGGCCAAAG GGTGAGAGCAAGGATCTCCTCTTCATTCTCACGGCCAAATACAACGCATGCATTCTGGAGTACAAACAGAATGGGGAGAGCATTGACATTATCACACGTGCTCATGGGAATGTTCAG GACCGCATTGGTCGCCCCTCTGAGACGGGCATCATTGGCATAGTGGACCCGGAGTGCAGGATGATCGGGCTGCGGCTGTACGATGGCCTGTTCAAGGTCATCCCCCTGGACCGCGAGAACCGCGAGCTCAAAGCCTTCAACATCCGCCTGGAGGAGCTGCAGGTCATCGACGTGCACTTCCTGTACGGTTGCCAGGCACCAACCGTCTGCTTCATCTACCAG GACCCACAGGGCCGACATGTGAAGACCTATGAAGTGTCTCTGAGGGAGAAGGAGTTCAACAAGGGGCCCTGGAAGCAAGAGAATGTGGAGGCAGAGGCCTCGATGGTTATACCAG TACCTGAGCCATTTGGTGGTGCTATAATCATTGGTCAGGAGTCTATTACATACCACAATGGAGATAAATATTTGGCCATTGCTCCCCCCATCATCAAG CAAAGCACCATCGTGTGTCACAACCGCGTGGACCCCAACGGCTCGCGCTACCTGCTGGGGGACATGGAGGGCCGCCTCTTCATGCTGCTCctggagaaggaggagctgATGGACGGAGGCGTGGTGCTCAAGGACCTGCGCGTGGAACTActtggagag ACCTCCATTGCTGAGTGTCTCACCTACCTTGACAATGGAGTCGTGTTCGTGGGCTCCAGACTTGGCGACTCCCAGTTGGTTAAG CTAAATGTGGACAGTAATGACCAGGGCTCCTATGTGGCGGTGATGGAGACCTTCACTAATCTGGGTCCTattgtggacatgtgtgtggtgGACCTTGAGCGACAGGGACAAGGCCAG CTTGTCACCTGCTCTGGCGCCTTCAAAGAGGGCTCTCTGAGGATCATCCGCAATGGCATTGGCATCCACGAGCACGCCAGCATCGACCTGCCAGGAATCAAAG GACTGTGGCCCCTGCGCTCCGAGGCTGGCAGAGAGACCGATGACATGCTGGTGCTCTCCTTCGTGGGTCAGACCAG agtGCTGATGCTGAGTGGAGAGGAAGTAGAGGAGACGGAGCTGCCAGGATTCGTGGACAACCAGCAGACCTTCTTCTGTGGGAATGTGGCCCACCAGCAGCTCATACAG ATTACGTCTGGCTCTGTGCGGCTGGTGACCCAGGACAGCAAGTCTCTGGTGAGCGAGTGGAAGGAGCCGCAGGGGCGCAACATCAGCGTGGCCGCCTGCAACTCCACACAGGTGGTGCTGGCCGTGGGCCGAGTGCTCTACTACCTGCAGATCCTCACCGGAGAGCTCAAGCagatcag CACCACGGAGATGGAGCACGAGGTGGCCTGCCTGGACATCACCCCTCTGGGGGAGAGCGGCGGCGAGTCGTCCCTGTGCGCCGTGGGGCTCTGGACGGACATCTCGGCCCGCGTGCTCAAGCTGCCCTGCTTCAGCCCGCTGCACAAGGAGATGCTGGGAGGAG aGATCATCCCTCGCTCCATCCTGATGACGACGTTTGAGGGGAGTCACTATCTTCTGTGTGCCCTTGGAGACGGAGCCCTCTTTTACTTTGGCCTGGATCTACAATCCG GCGCTCTGAGCGAGCGCAAGAAGGTGACCTTGGGCACGCAGCCCACGGTGCTGCGCACGTTCCGCTCGCTCTCCACCTCCAACGTGTTCGCCTGCTCCGACCGGCCCACCGTCATCTACTCCAGCAACCACAAGCTGGTCTTCTCCAACGTCAACCTCAAGGAGGTCAACTACATGTGCCCCCTCAACTCCGAAGGCTACCCCGACAG CCTGGCGCTGGCCAACAACAGCACTCTCACCATCGGCACCATCGACGAGATCCAGAAGTTGCACATCCGCACCGTGCCCCTCTATGAGTCACCaag GAGGATCTGCTACCAGGAGGTGTCCCAGTGCTTCGGGGTTCTGTCCAGCAGGGTGGAGATGCAGGATGCCAGCGGCGCCACCAACCCAGTCCGCCCCAGCGCCAGCACTCAG GCTCTTTCCAGCAGTGTAAGCTCCAGTAAGCTCTTTCCAAGCAGCACTTCACCACATGAGACCTCCTTTGGGGACGAGGTGGAAGTCCACAGTCTGCTTGTAGTGGACCAGCACACCTTTGAAG TGCTGCATGCCCACCAGCTGCTGCAGAACGAGTACGCCCTCAGCATGGTGTCGTGCAAGCTGGGCCGCGACCCGGCCGTCTACTTCGTGGTGGGCACCGCCATGGTCTACCCCGAGGAGGCCGAGCCCAAGCAGGGGCGCATCATCGTCTTCCACTACACCGACG GCAAACTCCAGACGGTGGCTGAGAAGGAGGTGAAGGGAGCGGTGTACTCCATGGTGGAATTCAACGGCAAACTGCTCGCCAGCATCAACAGCACC gTCCGTCTGTACGAGTGGACCGCTGAGAAAGAGTTGAGGACGGAGTGCAACCATTACAACAACATCATGGCTCTGTACCTGAAGACCAAAGGAGACTTCATCCTGGTGGGAGATCTCATGAGatcagtgctgctgctggcctaCAAGCCCATGGAGGGCAACtttgaggag ATTGCACGGGATTTCAACCCCAACTGGATGAGTGCCGTTGAGATCCTCGACGATGACAACTTCTTGGGGGCAGAGAACGCCTTTAACCTCTTTGTTTGCCAGAAAGACAG TGCTGCCACCACAGACGAGGAGCGGCAGCACCTCCAGGAGGTGGGCGTGTTCCACCTCGGCGAGTTCGTCAACGTCTTCTCCCACGGCTCCCTGGTGCTGCAGAACCTGGGCGAGAGCTCCACGCCCACGCAAGGCTCCGTGCTCTTTGGCACCGTCAACGGCATGATCG ggctGGTGACATCTCTGTCTGAGGGCTGGTACAGCCTGCTGTTAGATCTGCAGAACAGACTCAACAAGGTCATCAAGAGCGTGGGCAAGATTGAGCACAGCTT TTGGAGGTCTTTCCACACGGAGCGCAAGACAGAGCAGGCCACAGGCTTCATCGACGGCGACCTGATCGAGAGCTTCCTGGACCTGGGCCGAGCCAAGATGCAGGAGGTGGTCAGCGGATTACAG ATTGACGACGGGAGTGGGATGAAACGCGAGGCCACAGTGGATGAGGTCATTAAGATTGTGGAAGAGCTCACTCGCATCCATTAG